The Nodosilinea sp. PGN35 DNA window TTCCCCCGTTTCTACATGCATGTTGATGTCATCGAGCGCCAGCACTGAGCCCTGGCGGGTGTCGAACTGTTTGCTGAGGCGGTTGATTTCTAAGTGCATAGTGTTGGGCCGGGTAAGGGGTAAGGGGTCGGGGGTAGATGGGTGAAGGGTAGGGCGGGCACTGCCCACCAAAGCTAGATTGAGCCGGATGCAGGATAGATATGAGGAAGTTCGATGGGGTGATCACCCGATTTGGATCTCCCCTGTCCCCTTTTTAAGGGGGTTATGGAGCGAAACTGAAAACGCAAGCGTCTGGGGGAATCTATCTGAGAACGCGCGCACCTAATAAGCGAATAGAAGGTTCAGTAGGGTGGGATACCCTGAGTTGATCCCCCCTGCCCTCCTGAAAGACGGGGGGGTATGCGCTAGCCTAGTCCACCGCCCATTTGCAGGTAGCTTTCATCAGCGCCCGCAGCGACAGATCCAGGGCAAAGCCAATCACACCCAGAATGATCAGACAGGCGAAGATTTCATCGGTATTAAAAAACTTTTGGGCCAGCACAATGCGCTTGCCCAGGCCGTTTTCTGCCGCCACCAGTTCTGCTACCACCACCAGGTTCCACGAGGTGGCAATGTTGATGCGAAAGGTGTCGATAATGTTGGGCACCACGAAGGGCGTAATCACCTGAAACAGCGCCTGTCGCCGCCGCCCGCCCAGGGTGTAGGTGGTTTCGAGCAGGGCCTTAGGCACAAACTTCACCGCGTCCATAATCATCAAAACGTTGAAGAATACGGTGCCGATGAAGATCAGGGCGATTTTGGGCGCTTCTCCCAGGCCCAGGTAGATGACCAAGAGGGGGATGAAGGCGGGGGCGGGCATATAGCGCACCACACCGACGATCGGTTCGAGCAGCGATCGCACGCTGGCAAAGGCCCCCATCGCAATGCCAATGGGCACCGACACCAGCGCCGCCAGCCCAAATCCCACCGTCACCCGCAGAATGCTGGCGGCGGTGTCGCCCACCAAAAAGCCGCCCGTCCACAGCCGCCCCAGCGCCTGGGCTACCTGCCAGGGCGAGGGCAAAAACTTGTCGTTTACCAGATCAAGGCTGGCCACCAACCACCACAGCGCAAAGGGTACCGCAATCGAGAGCACCATCAGCGCCGTGCTCAGCGGCCTGGGAATGTCGTCGGCCAGCCGCCAAAAGACGCTGGGCTTCATGCCCTGGGGGGCGGCGGGGGCGGTGGAAAAAGAAGGGGAAGCGGGAGTCACAGGGATTAGCCCAAATGTACAACAAGCTGGCAAACCATCAGCCCCCATCATCTAAAGTTTGGCCATAGGGGCTGGCATCAACGGCTACTGTTCAGCGGCGTAGGCCTTGACAAATTGGTCATCGAGAATGGCCTCTAGATCCGGGGCCTCAGGGATAAACCCAACTCCCACCATGAAGTCAGCCATCACCTGGGAGGCGTAGGGCATGTGCTTCATGTCGTCGCCGCCTGCGCTAAAGGCCTCCAGGTTTTCGTCCAGGGTAAAAATCTTGGTGCCCTCGGTGTATTTCTCAAACTCGCTGTCGCTGACGCTGGCCCGTCTCGCCATAATTTCGCTAGCCCGCTCAGGGTTTTCGTCGATAAAGGCCAGAATGTCGAACCAGGTATTCACCAGGGCCTGCACCTGGTCAGGGCGGCTGTCGATCAGCTGTTGGCTGACCACCAGCAGGTCAGGAATTGCGCCGGGGTAATCCGCCGATGTCACCAGCTCTTTGCTGCCCTCGCGGGAGAGCGCCGTTTCCCAGAAGGGTACCCAGCCCGCAAAGCCGTCTACCTGCCCGGCGGCAAAGGCCGTGGCCGCCGCCCCGGTTTCCAGGTTTCTAATCGTTACATCGTCTCGACTCAGGCCCGCATCTTCGAGGGCCAGGCTGAGCAAAAAGTCGCCCACCACGCCTTCTTCCAGGGCAACGCTTTTGCCCGCCAGATCGGCAACGGTGTCGATGCCCTCGGCCCCAATCACCTTGTCGTTACCGGCGGAGTTGTCGTTGACCAGCACCGCCACCATGCCGTTGATCGCATCCCCAGCAAAAGAAATGGTGTCGTTGAGGGTTTGGCTGTTGGCGTCGAGCTGCCCGGCGGCCAGGGCCTGCATTGACTCCAGGTAGCCGTCGAACCAGATCAGCTCGACGTTGGCCCCGTTTGCTTCGAACAGGCCCTCTTCGGCAGCGATCGCCCAGGGCCACCAGCCCGCCCAGCTGCTGTAGCCCAGCTTCACCGGCTCACCGGACGCAGTGGTCGGGGGGGCATCGGTTGCAGTGCCGTCAGCCTGGGGTGTGTCCTGGGCACAGCCGACGGTGATCAGCAGGCTGCACACAAAGGCAATGAGGGTGGGCAAAAAAGTGCGTCGTTTCATGGCGGTGGATTTTGGTTTCAAAAAACTACAGAGAAGCTGGAGAAATCGGGGCCAGGAGTAGGCCGGGCGATCGCCCTCGACGATCGCTAAAAGAACTTCAGGTACCGCTTAATTTCCCAGTCAGAAATGTGGGTGTGGTACTCGTTCCATTCCTGACGGCGAAAATCGATGTAGGTCTGGTGCATCAAGGGCCCCATCACGGCCTGGCTGAGCGAGTCGGCCTCAAAGGCGTCGATCGCCTCTTGCAATGTGCGGGGCAGCATATCGATGCCCAGGGTATTCAGGTCACTCAGAGAATAGTTGTACATGTTTTCGGTGTGGGGGTCGCCGGGGTCAAGCCCCTCAGCGATGCCCTCCAGCCCGGCGGCTAAAATCATCGCGGCCCCCAGGTAGGGGTTGGTGGCAATGTCGGCGGCGCGGCACTCGACTCGGCCCCCCGCCAAAGGGATGCGCAGCATATTGGTGCGGTTGTTGTTGCCGTAGCAGATGTAGACCGGGGCCCAGGTAAAGCCCGACATGCTGCCCTGGCGCAGCAGCCGCTTGTAGCTGTTGACCGTGGGGCAGGTGACGGCGCAGATGGCCTTGGCGTGGCGCAGCACCCCGGCAATGAACTGGTAGCCCAGCTTAGAGAGCTTGCAGCCGCGCGGATCGTCGGCATTCTCAAATAAATTTTGGCCCGTTGCCAGGTCGGCCAGGGACATGTTGTAGTGGGCACCGCTGCCGGTGCGATCGCCGAAGGGTTTGGGCATAAAGCTGGCGAAGTAGCCGTGCTTGCGGGCCACCTCTTTAACCATCAGCCGGAAGAAGGTGAGGCGATCGGCCATGGTCAGGGCATCGCTGTAGGCAAAGTCGGTTTCAAACTGGCCGTTGGCGTCCTCGTGGTCAAAGGAATAGACGTCCCAGCCGAGCTGATTCATGTACTCGACCAGTTCGCTCAGCCAGGGGGCGTTGTCGAGCAGGCTGGGCAGGTCGTAGCAGGGTTTGGCCAGGGTATCGCGATCGCTCACCGGGCCAAAGCTGCCGTCGGCATTTTCCTTGAGCATGAAAAACTCAGTCTCAATGCCCAGGTTGAAGGTAAATCCCATCGCCGCCGCCTTGGCCAGCATCTGCTTGAGAATGGTGCGGCAGCAAGCCTCAAAGGGCTGCCCCTTGAGGTAGAGATCGCTGGCAAACCAGGCGATCTCGGGTTGCCAGGGCAGCACCGTGGCCGTGGCCGCATCGGGCATCGCCGCCACCTCCTCATCGCTGATCGCCTGGGGCACCCCATCGAGGGCCGCGCCGGTAAACAGTTCCGAACCTCCCATCATCTGCCCCAGGTGAGCCAGGGGCACCATCTTGGCTTTGCCCATGCCGTGGATATCCACGTAGCTGGCCAGGGCGTACTTGACGCCCTTTGCCTCCAGGGAAGATTTGAGCGCTTCGATTTCAGGGGTGAGCGAATGGGCCATGGGTAGGGATGGGTAAACAGGTGATGGGTGGAAAAGCGGCATCAAAACAACAGCCCGAGAGAATGGCAAAGCAGCGCTTCGCTATCCTCCCGGGCTTTTATCCCGCCGTGTACCAGGTGCTGGGAGCGCTGCCGTTGAGGCAGGGTCAGTACGTATCTGGCGGCTTCTCTCGGACCAGACGTCTTGCCCCTCGTGCGGCAAACCGGAACCCTAGAAACCGTTTGGCTATTGAGTTGTCTATTAAACTGCTTGATTGTTTAGGAATTGAGCCAATGGTTGATGCACCTATAGGCTTAGCAATTGCTTAAGAATTAGAAAGTAACCGCTGCTACTAAACCGCCCCTTCTTCGGATCTTTGGCATTCTTCTGCGCTTGTCGGTGGATTGAACCTACAATTTAAGACAGTCATAAATTTCTAAACCCATGGCATCAGTTGAGACCGATCACGCCATTGCCCTGCGCTATCCCCGGCGATCGCTAAAGCGGGCTGAGCGGGCCTTTCGGTGCTCCCCCTTTCGGCGAGAGTTGCTGGGGGACATGCGATCGCAGAGCGTCTCCATGCGCCAGGTATGCGGCCGGGGCGGCCTCAAAAGTGGCTACAGCCGCCGCCTTCTACCCGAGCTAAAAGCCGAAACCGAAATGATGTGGCTGATCGCCGTGGGCCTGCTGCGCCGCGAAGTCGATGGTCAGGGCCTGACCGACAGCTTTCGCCTCACCCCCATGGGTCGCCAGGTGTTTGACGCCCTAGCGCCCCTCACCCCGGCCCAGTATCGCCCCACCCTGAGCGATCATCTCTATAATGCATGGTGCCGCTGGGTGCGTTGGCCCTCCTGGGCCACTCTTTGACTATTACCCAGCTGGTGGCAGGGCTAGTATCGTCCTGATGGGTTGTATTGTTCCTGAAGAATCTGCATAGGAGTGGCTAGGTGCTGGGCCACCGCCCCAACTGTCGCCCTACGTCAAACTCATTCATCTTTGGAGACGCTCCATGAGAGCAATCATGGTAGTGGGAACAGCCTCCCACGTGGGCAAATCACTGATTACCACGGCCCTCTGCCGCATTCTCAGCCGTCGGGGTTGGCGAGTTGCTCCCTTTAAAGGGCAAAACATGGCCCTCAATTCCTACGTCACCGCCAACGGCGGCGAGATGGGCTATGCCCAGGCGGTACAGGCCTGGGCCGCCGGGGTGCCTCCCCAGGTCGAGATGAACCCCATCTTGCTCAAGCCCCAGGGCGATATGACCTCCCAGGTAATTCTCAAGGGCCGGGCCGTGGGGCGCACCACCGCCACGCAGTACTACGACAACTTCTTTGACCAGGGCTGGCAGGCCATTCAGGAAAGCCTCACCCGCCTCGGCCAAGACTACGACTTTTTGGTGTGTGAAGGGGCGGGCAGCCCGGTTGAGGTCAACCTCAAGCACCGCGACCTCACCAACATGCGCATCGCCAAGCACCTCAACGCTCCCACTGTACTGGTGGCCGACATCGATCGCGGCGGTGTCTTTGCCCACATTGTTGGCACCCTGGAGCTGATGGAGCCCGAGGAGCGCGCCCTGGTCAAGGGCATCATCATCAACAAGTTTCGCGGCCAGCGCGAGGTGCTCGAACCCGGCCTGACCTGGCTCAAAGAGCGCACCGGCATCCCGGTTCTCGGTGTGGTGCCCTGGATTGAAAACGCCCTGCCCGCCGAGGACTCCCTCAGCCTGCTCGATCGCACCCCCGGCAGCAAAAAACAGGCCGACATCACCATTGCCGTCATTCGCCTGCCGCGCATCTCTAACTTTACCGACTTCGACCCGCTAGAGGCCGAACCCAACGTGCGCGTGGTTTACCTCAGCCCCAAAGAAAAACTCAGCTACCCCGACGCGGTGATTATCCCCGGCACCAAGACCACCATCGCCGACCTGCTGATTTTGCAGCGCACCGGTATGGCCGAGGAGCTGCAAAACTACGTGGCCGCTGGGGGCACGGTGATGGGCGTCTGCGGCGGCTTTCAAATGATGGGCCAGTTCTTGGCCGATCCCGAGGGCATTGAGGGCCACGAGGGTCGCTTCCCCGGCCTCGATATGTTCCCGCTGAGAACCGTCATTACCCAGCAAAAGATTGCCCGCCAGCGCACCGTTAGCTCCCGCTTTCCCCAGGAGGGGCTGCCGGTGTCGGGCTACGAACTACACCAGGGCCGCACCCAGCTGCTGCTCTCCGAGGGGCAAGACGAGAAGGGCACCAAGTTTGAGTTCTTGTTTGAAGACCGCAGCCTGGGCGTGGTCGATGCCAGCCAGTCGCTCTGGGGCACCTACCTGCACGGTATCTTCGACAATGGCCCCTGGCGGCGTGCCTGGCTCAACCGCCTGCGCCAGCAGCGGGGCCTGGGGTCGCTGCCCACGGGCATTCCCAACTACCGCGAACAGCGCGAGGCGGTGCTGAATGAGCTGACCGAAGCGGTGAGCGAGCATTTAGATCTGACGCCACTGCTGGGGTAAGCCGATGATTGTTAGGGTGAACGGTTTCCCCAACGGAGCAGCAGCGATCGGGACTGAATACTGAGCTATAGATGAAGTTGCTTGGCTTCAGTAAAAATTGCTTCTCAGTAACGACTGGAACAGTGATAAAAAGCCTGGGCGATATTATTGACCAAATATTCATTCTGTACGCTTTCTAGAAAACGCTTGTGTAAAGGTCTGTCATACCATCCGCTAGCCTTTAGCCGACAAGACAGTCTGTGGGTACACTGACATTTAGGTCTTGCGAAGGGACAAGCCAGGTGAAATCAAAGAGCCAGCTTCAGACCATCCTCAAAGAGGACTATGGCATTAACAAGAACGTAACTCAGTCGCTCAGCCTAGAGGACTGTGAAAAGTTGTTGATACTCCTCAGCAACCATCCCAGTGCCGAGAAGCTGGTTGAGTCGTTTGTCGAAAAAAATAGCGAGCTTTCAAAGAACAACCGCTATTACGGTCAGCTTCGTGGTCAGGCCGAGAAAAAACTTCAGGAATTGCAGGCAGAGTATCAGAAAACTCAAAAATCTATTGTCGAGTTAGAGGAAGCCAATAAAGAACTCCTAAATCGGAAAGGTTTTTTATCAGTCGAGCAACAACAATTAGAAGCTCAGATTAAGACGCTTGAAGCCCAGAATCAGGGTCTCAGCTCAAAGATACAAACTTTGACCACTAGAAACGATGAATTGATCGAGGC harbors:
- a CDS encoding Npun_F0494 family protein, which translates into the protein MASVETDHAIALRYPRRSLKRAERAFRCSPFRRELLGDMRSQSVSMRQVCGRGGLKSGYSRRLLPELKAETEMMWLIAVGLLRREVDGQGLTDSFRLTPMGRQVFDALAPLTPAQYRPTLSDHLYNAWCRWVRWPSWATL
- a CDS encoding ABC transporter permease, producing MTPASPSFSTAPAAPQGMKPSVFWRLADDIPRPLSTALMVLSIAVPFALWWLVASLDLVNDKFLPSPWQVAQALGRLWTGGFLVGDTAASILRVTVGFGLAALVSVPIGIAMGAFASVRSLLEPIVGVVRYMPAPAFIPLLVIYLGLGEAPKIALIFIGTVFFNVLMIMDAVKFVPKALLETTYTLGGRRRQALFQVITPFVVPNIIDTFRINIATSWNLVVVAELVAAENGLGKRIVLAQKFFNTDEIFACLIILGVIGFALDLSLRALMKATCKWAVD
- the cobQ gene encoding cobyric acid synthase CobQ; protein product: MRAIMVVGTASHVGKSLITTALCRILSRRGWRVAPFKGQNMALNSYVTANGGEMGYAQAVQAWAAGVPPQVEMNPILLKPQGDMTSQVILKGRAVGRTTATQYYDNFFDQGWQAIQESLTRLGQDYDFLVCEGAGSPVEVNLKHRDLTNMRIAKHLNAPTVLVADIDRGGVFAHIVGTLELMEPEERALVKGIIINKFRGQREVLEPGLTWLKERTGIPVLGVVPWIENALPAEDSLSLLDRTPGSKKQADITIAVIRLPRISNFTDFDPLEAEPNVRVVYLSPKEKLSYPDAVIIPGTKTTIADLLILQRTGMAEELQNYVAAGGTVMGVCGGFQMMGQFLADPEGIEGHEGRFPGLDMFPLRTVITQQKIARQRTVSSRFPQEGLPVSGYELHQGRTQLLLSEGQDEKGTKFEFLFEDRSLGVVDASQSLWGTYLHGIFDNGPWRRAWLNRLRQQRGLGSLPTGIPNYREQREAVLNELTEAVSEHLDLTPLLG
- a CDS encoding ABC transporter substrate-binding protein; amino-acid sequence: MKRRTFLPTLIAFVCSLLITVGCAQDTPQADGTATDAPPTTASGEPVKLGYSSWAGWWPWAIAAEEGLFEANGANVELIWFDGYLESMQALAAGQLDANSQTLNDTISFAGDAINGMVAVLVNDNSAGNDKVIGAEGIDTVADLAGKSVALEEGVVGDFLLSLALEDAGLSRDDVTIRNLETGAAATAFAAGQVDGFAGWVPFWETALSREGSKELVTSADYPGAIPDLLVVSQQLIDSRPDQVQALVNTWFDILAFIDENPERASEIMARRASVSDSEFEKYTEGTKIFTLDENLEAFSAGGDDMKHMPYASQVMADFMVGVGFIPEAPDLEAILDDQFVKAYAAEQ
- the glnT gene encoding type III glutamate--ammonia ligase, producing MAHSLTPEIEALKSSLEAKGVKYALASYVDIHGMGKAKMVPLAHLGQMMGGSELFTGAALDGVPQAISDEEVAAMPDAATATVLPWQPEIAWFASDLYLKGQPFEACCRTILKQMLAKAAAMGFTFNLGIETEFFMLKENADGSFGPVSDRDTLAKPCYDLPSLLDNAPWLSELVEYMNQLGWDVYSFDHEDANGQFETDFAYSDALTMADRLTFFRLMVKEVARKHGYFASFMPKPFGDRTGSGAHYNMSLADLATGQNLFENADDPRGCKLSKLGYQFIAGVLRHAKAICAVTCPTVNSYKRLLRQGSMSGFTWAPVYICYGNNNRTNMLRIPLAGGRVECRAADIATNPYLGAAMILAAGLEGIAEGLDPGDPHTENMYNYSLSDLNTLGIDMLPRTLQEAIDAFEADSLSQAVMGPLMHQTYIDFRRQEWNEYHTHISDWEIKRYLKFF